CCCCTTAGGGGTTGGGGCGCTGGTTTCAGGATTCCTCGGCTAAGTACTTACCTGCCAGTTCGGAATAATGATCGGCTGACACCTGAAAATAGGCGATGTCTTCTTCTGATAAATCACGCATGTGTTTTGCAGGCATCCCGGCCCAAAGCTGTCCGGCAAGAACGCGTTTGCCCGGTGTGACCACAGCACCGGCCGCAACCATGGCACCGGTTTCAACCACCGCACCATCCAGCACTGTTGCTGACATGCCGACGAAAGAACCATCTTCCAATGTGCACGCATGCAACATGGCCATGTGACCAACGGTGACATTATCGCCAATGTGTGTGGGCATCCCGTTCCAGTGTTCGCCATGGGCATCAACATGGATCACCGTGCCATCTTGAATGTTGGTATTTTTGCCAATGCGGACTTCATTGACATCACCCCGAATGGTGACGCCGTACCAGATGGAGCTTCCTTCGCCAATTTCTACATTGCCAATGACGGCCGCGGTTTCGGCAACGAAGACGTTATCGGCAATTTTTGGGCTGGTGCCACTAAAGGGTCTGATCATGATAAAACGTTCCTTACGGGAAAAGTGGATGTTGTTGAAGGGCTGTAATCTCTGGCAATCCGGAAATCAAATTGAAATTTTGCACGGCTTGGCCCGCGGCACCTTTGACCAGATTATCAATCACCGAGACAATAATCGCCCGGCCTTTAATCCGATCTTCAAAGACACCCATCAAGCAATGGTTTGATCCCCGAACGTGGCGCGTCGATGGGGTCATGCCTTCGGGCACAACCCTGACAAAAGGCTCGGAGCTATATTTTGCGCATAAATTTTCCCGCAGGTCTTTGGCGGTTGTCTTGCCAGAAAGCCGGACATAAATGGTCGCCAGGATGCCCCGGTTCATGGGCACCAGATGAGGCGTAAAGGTGACGGTCACATCACCCTTTGATGCAAGGGAGAGTTCCTGTTCGATTTCTGACACGTGGCGATGGTGGCCAACGCCATAGGCATTGATGCCGCCGGAGACTTCTGTGAACAAGGTTTCTTCTTTCGCCCCCCTGCCCGCGCCGGACACGCCGGACTTTGCATCGATGATAATGTCATCAGCCTCAATCAAACCAGATTCCAACAAAGGCACCAGCGGCAACAAGCTCGCCGTGGGATAACAGCCCGGGTTGGCAATGATCCGCGCGGCCTTGATGGCATCGCGGTTCAATTCCGGAATGGCATAGATGGCATCTTTTTGAAGATCAGGTGCCCGATGATCGTGGCCATACCATTTCGCATAGGTGGCATGATCTGACAGCCTGAAATCAGCCGATAGATCGATCACCCGCAAGTGATCTGGCAATTTTGCAACGACGTCCTGGGTGGTGCCATGGGGCAGACCCAGAAATACTGTGTTGAGGCCAGAAAAATCAGCATCTTCGATTTTTGTCAGGTCTGGCAAATCTGTGCCGCCCAGATGTGGGAACACCTGTTCAATGCCAAGTCCCGCCTTGCGGTCCGCCGTCAACAGCTGGATGTCCACATTTGGATGCAGGTCCAATAGGCGCACCAATTCCGCACCCGTGTAGCCAGAGGCCCCGAGAATCCCAACCGGGATAGATGTTGCGGGTTTCATAACGTCTTCCTTTGCTCAGCATTTACGCGCATTCACGCGTCACATTACATGATGGCTTTCATCACTGTCTAAAACAAAAAGGGCGCCCCCATCCGGGGCGCCCTTTTATAAGGTGCAAACCAAATGGTTTAGCGTTTCGAGAACTGATGGCTACGTCGTGCTTTATGACGGCCAAATTTCTTCCGTTCCACAACACGTGAATCACGGGTAAGAAATCCACCCGCCTTCAAGGCCGCGCGCAATCCGGGTTCGAACATTGTCAGCGCCTTGGAAATGCCGTGACGCACGGCCCCGGCCTGACCGGATAAACCACCACCCGATACGGTGCAAAAAACATCGTATTGATTGAGGCGTTCAACAGCCGTAAACGGCTGGCTGATCAACATGCGAAGCACAGGACGGGCAAAATAGACTTCCTGGGTGCGACCATTAATGGAAAAGGCACCGGAACCGGGCTTGATCCAAACACGGGCAACGGCGTCTTTGCGTTTACCGGTGGCATAAGAACGCCCCTGAGCATCAATTTTAGGCTCAGGCAATACTTCTTCAACGACAACACTGGATGCTTCCACACCCGTTGCAGCGCCAAGATCAGCAAGATCGGTAATCACTTTTGTTTCTTCAGCTGCTTCTGCAGGTGCTTCAACTGCTGCTTCTGTCGGTGCTTCCGTCTTCACGGCTTCTTTTTCTTCTTCAGCCATGTTAGGCGCTCCTTGTGTTTTTCGGGTTCATAGACCCAATGTCCAGGACTTCCGGCTGCTGACCATCATGATGATGCTCGCTGCCGGCATAAACCCGGAGATTTTTCAACTGTTGCCGACCAAGGGGACCTTTGGGGATCATGCGCTCAATGGCTTTTTCCACAACCCGCTGGGGATGATCGCTCGCCAAAATCTTTTCTGGCGTCGTTTCCTTGATGCCGCCGGGATGACCGGTGTGGCGATAATATTTCTTATTGGCCAATTTGTTGCCCGTCATAACGATCTTTTCTGCATTGATGATGATGACATTGTCACCACAATCCATATGCGGGGTGTACGTGGTCTTGTGCTTGCCCCGAAGCCGCAATGCGATGATCGAAGCCATGCGGCCAAGAACAAGGCCTTCGGCATCGACAAGAATCCATTTCTTGTCAATATCCTTTGGCGTTGCAGTAAACGTTTTCATAATACTTCCTTCCAAAAAACACTTGGGCCCAATGCCCTCAATGTCTTGCGTCTTAATTGCCAGTGGCAGATGGGTCTGATACCGTCCGCCTTAATAAGGTGGCGGAGTATGTCAGAGAAATTTTCCAAGTCAACTGCAAAAACCGTTTATTTTCCAATGCTTGCAGCTGGGTTACTATAGTACCGTAACGGTTCCCCTCCTCCAGATCAGGACCATAAAAAATGACAGAAAAAAAAGATAATCAGGGACTATCCACCCGGGCAATCCATGCCGGATCTGCACCCGACCCAACGACAAGGGCACGGATAACGCCGCTGTATCAGACGGCATCGTATGCCTTTGATGACACCGATCAGGCAGCAAGACTGTTCAATCTGGAAGAATTCGGGGCTATTTACTCGCGCATTACCAATCCCACCGTTCAGGCATTGGAAGAAAAAATGGCAGCCCTTGATGGTGGCGTCGGGGCAACGGCCTGTGCTTCGGGCCATGGGGCCCAGTTTTTGGCCTTTTTGCCATTGATGGAAAACGGCGATCATTTCGTTGCATCGCGCAATCTGTATGGGGGGTCTATCACCCAATTCAGCCAAAGCTTTTCCAGGCTGGGTTGGAATGTCACCTTTGTAGACCCAACCCGGCCTGAAAACTTTGCCAATGCCATGACGGATCGCACCCGGTTGGTGTTCACCGAAACCCTTTCTAACCCGGGGGGGCTAATGGTGGACCTTGAAGCCATCGCCAAGGTGGCCAATGCTGCAAAGGTGCCCTTGATTGTCGATAATACGCTGGCGACGCCCGCATTGCTGCGCCCCTTTGAATGGGGCGCCGATATCGCAGTTTATTCCACCACCAAATATATCTGCGGCCATGGCAATTCCATCGGCGGGGTTGTGGTCGATTCCGGGAACTTCCAGTGGGACGATCGCACCCCTGCCCTGACCCAACCCAACAGCGCCTATCACGACATCTGTTTTGCCGATAATTTCGGCCCATTGGGCTACACCGTGTACGGCCATGCCGTTGGTCTGCGCGATTTCGGGCCTTGTATGGCGCCAATGAATGCCTTTTTGACCCTGACCGGGGCCGAAACCCTGACGCTTCGCATGGCGCGCCATTCAGAAAATGCCCTTGCCCTTGCGCAATGGCTTGAAACCCGAACCGGTGTCACAAGCGTTTCCTACGCAGGTCTTTTGGGCAACCCATCTTATCAATTGGCCCAAAAATACCTGCCCGATGGGGCGAGCGGTGTTTTGACCTTTTGTCTGGATGGCGGCTATGAAGCCGGAAAGGCCGTCGTGGAAGGGTGTAAACTGTTTTCCCACGTTGCCAATATCGGTGACACCCGAAGCCTGATTATCCACCCGGCGTCCACGACCCACCGCCAATTATCGAACGAAGACCGTACCCTGGCTGGTGCCGGTGACGAAGTGGTCAGGCTTTCCGTTGGGCTGGAAGATCTTGATGATTTGATCGCTGATCTGGATCAGGCAATCGGGGCCTGAACTATTCAGCCGCGACTGGCACGGGGGCTGCCTTGTCATTGTCTGACGGTAACAACAAAATACCGATGATAATCACCATGGCTGCACTGCCCAGAATAGCAAACAACCAGAAAAAGCCCCCCGTGGCCCCCTGAATGGTGGCCACCAATTGAACTGCAACGGGGGCCACGCCCAAGGACAGCACGAATTTTGCCCCAAAAGCGGCACCGCGCCAGCGTTCCGGTGTGTATTTGGCCAGCAGGCAATTTTCCGCAGGCAAGGCGCCAACGTTCAGCACCACCATCACCAGGGCGGCAACAACAAAGGGCAGGCCCACCAGTGCCGATGCCGCAAATAGAAAGGGCACCTGCAAAATATAGGTCCAGAGATAAACCCATTTCAGGGCAAAGCGGTCCGACAGCCAGCCACCCACAAGCTGTAATAAGCCGCTGATCAGATAAATCCCTGTAAACAGCCCCCCTGCCGCCAAAATGCCGCCTTCTGCCACCAAATCAGGCAACCGCAGGCTCAACGCTTTGGGCATCGCCACCTGGGTTCCCTGATAGATCAGGCCACCTAAAAAGACTGTCAGCGACAGCACGAAAAAGGTGCGCATCATGTCCGAACGGCTGGCCGCAGCTTGGGGCGCGCGATCAACCCGTTTGTCGTGAACCAATCCAGTCAGAATGCATAAGAAAAGGGCGATGCCGATGGCGATGCAAATGATGCCCGGAATCATGAAGGCAGCCTGCCAGCTGATTGAATCCACCAAAACGGCGGCCACGGTTCCGGCCATTGCCACACCAATGGAGCCAAAAACCCCAAAGACCCCAAGCGCCATGCCCCGATTAACAGAATTGCGAACCAGCCACGACATCCCCACGGGGTGATAAATGGCCGCAAACGCCCCAAGTGCCCCAAGACCTGCAATCAATTGGACGGCTGAATCAGCAAAACCGCAGGCAATGGTCGCCATTCCGGCACCAATAAAGAAAATCACCATCATCCCCGGCGTTGACCAGCGGTCCCCTAGATAGCCAGCCAACGGAGCCAATCCCCCCACCAGAAAGGCCCCAAGGGTCCAAAGTCCGATCAAATCTGCATAGGCCATCCCCCATTGCGTTTCCAACGCCAAAACGATGGTCAGATAGAGCGCCACCAAAAGATGCATGAAGGTATGGCCGATCATGGAAAATCCCTGGGATATTTGTGCGGATACTTTGGGGGTAACTGCCATGGTCAAGCCTTCGGTTGGATTCAGATCAACAGCGTTTATAGGGTGGCCAAACCCGTTCCACCAGCGCTTTCACGACTGCACACTTCTAATTGAGAACATTATCTTTTTTATAAAACCTATTGAAATATCACAATTAAACCATATATAAGTCTCAAAGGAGCCGCAAAGCGACTCTAGTTAAATTGCACTGCAGTAAGTCTGAACGTCCAGAGGAACTGAGCTATGCAAAGAAATGCGATCAGAAAACCCGGCAAGTTTGAGCCAAAACACACGAGCCCCGAACAGGTTGATCTTGACCGTCTGGTGTTCGATCCGGAATATCGCGCCCGGATGCGCGACCGCCTGAATTCAAGTCGGCGTCCAAAGGCTAAAAGGGCACCCGGGGCCTAAAACCATCAGCGAGGCCCGGTTTCGTCCTGTACCCATTCCAGAAATGGCACATTCCCCCCACTGACGGGCAAACAGACCACACACGCCAAATCATAGCTGTGCAGACATGTAATTCGCGCCACTGCGGCATCGGTCAGGCTTGCCGTCGTCTTTGCAATCAGAACCGCTTCGCGTTCATCACAAAGCGTCCCTTCAAACTGATACAGGCTGCGCACGCCCGGAATGATATTCACGCAGGCACAGAGCCTTTCTTCGACCAAAGCCTTGCCAATGCGTGCGGCTTCTTCTTCATCAATGGTGGTGACATATAAAAGGACAATTTCTGCCATGGCACACAAACCCCATTGATAAAATTGCTGGTCGATTTCAACCTATCACAGGCCAGCTGGCAAAATGCGGGGATTTACGCTAGGGTCTTGGCTCTGCATACAGACGATCATAAAGTCTGATCTGCCTTCCAAGGTGCCGGACTCAGGGAACAATCATGACAAATACCGCCGCAAAACCTTCAACCAAGCCAACCACCCCCACCCCATCACAGCGGGCGTGGCTTGCCCGGGGGCTTGATCAGGCCGGTGGTAAATTGCCCCTGTTTGACCTCAATGGGCGCAAGGTGTCACCGCGCACGGTACGAACCTGCATGGATCATGGATGGGTCGCACCCTGGTTCATGAACCCCACCAAACCTGACTGGATCGTCTGCCGGCTAACCGATCAGGGCCGCAAACTCGCCGAAACCACCTAATAAGCCAAACACGGCTGCGTTGAACCCGCATTTGTCGTGATGATCGGGCTATTTCAGTTTGGCATCAAAAAATGCCAGCAATTTCTCCCAGGCATCATCGGACTGAACTTGGCGATAGCGGTCCGTGTTTACGAAATCCTGAAAGCCATGACCGGCACCGTCATATTGATGAAAAACATGTTCAACCCCCACCGCATCAAGGGCTTTATCCAGATCATCAACATCATCGGGTGACGGATTTTTGTCATCATTGCCGAAAATTCCCAGCACCGGACAGGGAATTTGGTCAGCCAACGTGATCAACGAAACACTGCCATCCCCCAAGCCAGTCTTGATGCGCCCGCCATACAACACCGCACAGGCCTTATAATCAGGATTGTGGCAGGCCCCAAGCCAGCTCAGCCGACCGCCCCAGCAATGCCCCATGATGCCAATTTTTGTCGCATCCACATTGTCCATATTGGCCGTAAATTGATAGGCCACCTGTAAATCTGCCGCCGCCCGGTCGTCGCGAAATTCATCGCGCTTAAGTTCTTTCTCTTCTGCTTTTGGCCACCAATGGAACATAAACGGGATGATCGCGACATATCCAGCCTTGGCCAGTCGTTCGCCCACATCCAGGGTAAAGGGATCGGTCTCCAGTCCCCCATGGGCAACCGGCAGATGCTGCATCACAATGACGCCCGGAAACGGACCCACCCCTTTGGGGCTAAAAACCAGCGTTTCCATAGGGCTGCCGCCCACCTCCAGTATTTCCATGTCATGCATTGTTAATTTTCCTTCCCATGCTTGATCAACCTTTGGACCCCACGTTACCGGGCTCTGGCGTACGCCACAACATGGCGCTAAACTCCTTCAAAAATAACCGACCCAAACAGGAGGAAAGCATGGCAACAGTTCAGACCGATGACATCCCCGAAGAATTAAGCGACAAAACCACGAAGACCATCGAATTACGCGGTGCCGCCAAAAAAGAAGCCTTCTTTCGCAAGAAAGAAGAAGACTTCCAGCCCTTTTCATTTAAACGGCCCGATGACATTCCCGAAGGACGGCGCGCCCATGTGCGTTTGGCCAAAGGCTCGATCCTGCGCGGCACGGTGCAAGTTTTACCGTCCGGCGGCGATACCAACGTTCATTGCCACCCCGATGCAGACGGTTTCTGGTTCGTCATCCAGGGCTGCGTTGAATGGTACAATGTCGATGGCGAACTGCTGGGATCATTCAAGGCCGGCGAAGGCATTCTTGTGCCCCGTTATGCCCGCTACCGCTTTAATCAGGCGGGCGATGAAGAACTGCATTTGCTTCAGGTTGTCGGCAGCGCCAATGACGGATCGAAACGCCGCGTCGGCATCGGAGAGCAGAATCAGGCGCTTTTCAACACGTTGCACTACAATTACCCCGAAGACGAATAGACCGGGCTAATCTTTACCTGCGTTCCGGGCTCAGGTGTCACGTGCGTTCCGTGCAATCACGGCTTCGCGCCTTGCGATGTACAGGGTTGAGGCGATGATGATCCCTGCCCCGATCCAGCTCCAGATTTCCGGCACTTCTCCGAAGGCGAAATACCCAATGGCGGCCAGAAATGGCAGCCGCAGGTAATCGAACGGCATCACCACCGATACATCGGCGATGGCCAGAGCGCGGGAAAAACAATAATGCGCCATGCTGCCCGTGGCCGCCAAAACCAGAACCCATGGCAATTCTGCCCAGCCCGGCCAAACCCAATAGGGTATGGCACCCGCCAGTGCCAGTGGCAGGGTCATGATATGAAGATAGAAAACCACGGTGACCGCATTTTCGGTCTTTAGCATCTTTTTGATGACAATATTGGCAGATGCATAAATTGCAGCAGACAGTACCACCAGCAATGCCGCACTGTTCACTTCGGCAAACCCCGGGCGGATGATGATCAACGCACCGATAAAGCCCATCAAAATGGCCATCCAGCGCCGAAGACCGACCTGTTCTTTGAAAACAGCGATGGCAAACAGGATGGTGAACAAAGGCAGGGTGAACTGTAGCGCCACCGCATCGGCCAACACCACGTTCTGAATGGCATAAAACCAGGCCATCATGGCAAGGTAGCTGAGCACCCCGCGCAGCCCAAAAAACTTCATGTTCTTGCGCTCAGCCATGCCCCCTTTGGGCAGCTTTAACCACGGCAACACCATGACCAAACCAAACAGGCTGCGCATAAAGATGATTTCTGACGGCCCCATTGGCACCAATGCCCGGATAGACCATGTCATAAGCGCAAAACTTGCTGCTGCCGCGGTCATCCATAGCGCGCCCTTAACCGGGGCGACCATGACCGGGGTTGAATCTGCCATGAAGATTAAGTCCTAAAAGTTTGAACCCTATTCTAGCCCACAGCGATCCCTTGGGAAAGCGTAGAGCGGCTTGCCATTCCCCTTCCTGAGGGCTAAAAAAAAGGATCATAATAAATGGCCACAAACGGGCCTAAGAACATAGAACAGGGATAGCCATGCTGAT
This is a stretch of genomic DNA from Rhodospirillales bacterium. It encodes these proteins:
- a CDS encoding gamma carbonic anhydrase family protein, with the translated sequence MIRPFSGTSPKIADNVFVAETAAVIGNVEIGEGSSIWYGVTIRGDVNEVRIGKNTNIQDGTVIHVDAHGEHWNGMPTHIGDNVTVGHMAMLHACTLEDGSFVGMSATVLDGAVVETGAMVAAGAVVTPGKRVLAGQLWAGMPAKHMRDLSEEDIAYFQVSADHYSELAGKYLAEES
- a CDS encoding N-acetyl-gamma-glutamyl-phosphate reductase; the protein is MKPATSIPVGILGASGYTGAELVRLLDLHPNVDIQLLTADRKAGLGIEQVFPHLGGTDLPDLTKIEDADFSGLNTVFLGLPHGTTQDVVAKLPDHLRVIDLSADFRLSDHATYAKWYGHDHRAPDLQKDAIYAIPELNRDAIKAARIIANPGCYPTASLLPLVPLLESGLIEADDIIIDAKSGVSGAGRGAKEETLFTEVSGGINAYGVGHHRHVSEIEQELSLASKGDVTVTFTPHLVPMNRGILATIYVRLSGKTTAKDLRENLCAKYSSEPFVRVVPEGMTPSTRHVRGSNHCLMGVFEDRIKGRAIIVSVIDNLVKGAAGQAVQNFNLISGLPEITALQQHPLFP
- the rpsI gene encoding 30S ribosomal protein S9; the protein is MAEEEKEAVKTEAPTEAAVEAPAEAAEETKVITDLADLGAATGVEASSVVVEEVLPEPKIDAQGRSYATGKRKDAVARVWIKPGSGAFSINGRTQEVYFARPVLRMLISQPFTAVERLNQYDVFCTVSGGGLSGQAGAVRHGISKALTMFEPGLRAALKAGGFLTRDSRVVERKKFGRHKARRSHQFSKR
- the rplM gene encoding 50S ribosomal protein L13; protein product: MKTFTATPKDIDKKWILVDAEGLVLGRMASIIALRLRGKHKTTYTPHMDCGDNVIIINAEKIVMTGNKLANKKYYRHTGHPGGIKETTPEKILASDHPQRVVEKAIERMIPKGPLGRQQLKNLRVYAGSEHHHDGQQPEVLDIGSMNPKNTRSA
- a CDS encoding aminotransferase class V-fold PLP-dependent enzyme, with protein sequence MTEKKDNQGLSTRAIHAGSAPDPTTRARITPLYQTASYAFDDTDQAARLFNLEEFGAIYSRITNPTVQALEEKMAALDGGVGATACASGHGAQFLAFLPLMENGDHFVASRNLYGGSITQFSQSFSRLGWNVTFVDPTRPENFANAMTDRTRLVFTETLSNPGGLMVDLEAIAKVANAAKVPLIVDNTLATPALLRPFEWGADIAVYSTTKYICGHGNSIGGVVVDSGNFQWDDRTPALTQPNSAYHDICFADNFGPLGYTVYGHAVGLRDFGPCMAPMNAFLTLTGAETLTLRMARHSENALALAQWLETRTGVTSVSYAGLLGNPSYQLAQKYLPDGASGVLTFCLDGGYEAGKAVVEGCKLFSHVANIGDTRSLIIHPASTTHRQLSNEDRTLAGAGDEVVRLSVGLEDLDDLIADLDQAIGA
- a CDS encoding MFS transporter, with the translated sequence MAVTPKVSAQISQGFSMIGHTFMHLLVALYLTIVLALETQWGMAYADLIGLWTLGAFLVGGLAPLAGYLGDRWSTPGMMVIFFIGAGMATIACGFADSAVQLIAGLGALGAFAAIYHPVGMSWLVRNSVNRGMALGVFGVFGSIGVAMAGTVAAVLVDSISWQAAFMIPGIICIAIGIALFLCILTGLVHDKRVDRAPQAAASRSDMMRTFFVLSLTVFLGGLIYQGTQVAMPKALSLRLPDLVAEGGILAAGGLFTGIYLISGLLQLVGGWLSDRFALKWVYLWTYILQVPFLFAASALVGLPFVVAALVMVVLNVGALPAENCLLAKYTPERWRGAAFGAKFVLSLGVAPVAVQLVATIQGATGGFFWLFAILGSAAMVIIIGILLLPSDNDKAAPVPVAAE
- a CDS encoding divalent-cation tolerance protein CutA is translated as MAEIVLLYVTTIDEEEAARIGKALVEERLCACVNIIPGVRSLYQFEGTLCDEREAVLIAKTTASLTDAAVARITCLHSYDLACVVCLPVSGGNVPFLEWVQDETGPR
- a CDS encoding dienelactone hydrolase family protein, producing the protein MHDMEILEVGGSPMETLVFSPKGVGPFPGVIVMQHLPVAHGGLETDPFTLDVGERLAKAGYVAIIPFMFHWWPKAEEKELKRDEFRDDRAAADLQVAYQFTANMDNVDATKIGIMGHCWGGRLSWLGACHNPDYKACAVLYGGRIKTGLGDGSVSLITLADQIPCPVLGIFGNDDKNPSPDDVDDLDKALDAVGVEHVFHQYDGAGHGFQDFVNTDRYRQVQSDDAWEKLLAFFDAKLK
- a CDS encoding cupin domain-containing protein; this translates as MATVQTDDIPEELSDKTTKTIELRGAAKKEAFFRKKEEDFQPFSFKRPDDIPEGRRAHVRLAKGSILRGTVQVLPSGGDTNVHCHPDADGFWFVIQGCVEWYNVDGELLGSFKAGEGILVPRYARYRFNQAGDEELHLLQVVGSANDGSKRRVGIGEQNQALFNTLHYNYPEDE
- a CDS encoding DMT family transporter is translated as MADSTPVMVAPVKGALWMTAAAASFALMTWSIRALVPMGPSEIIFMRSLFGLVMVLPWLKLPKGGMAERKNMKFFGLRGVLSYLAMMAWFYAIQNVVLADAVALQFTLPLFTILFAIAVFKEQVGLRRWMAILMGFIGALIIIRPGFAEVNSAALLVVLSAAIYASANIVIKKMLKTENAVTVVFYLHIMTLPLALAGAIPYWVWPGWAELPWVLVLAATGSMAHYCFSRALAIADVSVVMPFDYLRLPFLAAIGYFAFGEVPEIWSWIGAGIIIASTLYIARREAVIARNARDT